GCCGAGGACCTGCGGTTCGCGCTCCGGATCGGCGCGGACCTGATCGCGCTCTCCTTCGTGCGCACGCCGGAGGACATCAAGCTGGTGCACAGCGTCATGGACGAGGAGGGCATCCGCCGCCCCGTCCTGGCCAAGGTGGAGAAGCCGGAGGCGGTCACCCACCTGGAGGCGATCGTCGAGGCGTTCGACGGTGTGATGGTCGCTCGCGGTGATCTCGGCGTGGAGATGCCGCTCGACCAGGTGCCGCTCGTGCAGAAGAAGCTGGTGCAGCTCTGCCGGGAGAACGCGAAGCCGGTCATCGTGGCCACCCAGATGCTCGACTCCATGATCGAGAACTCGCGGCCCACCCGCGCGGAGACCTCCGACGTGGCGAACGCGGTGCTCGACGGCGCGGACGCGGTGATGCTGTCCGGCGAGACCAGCGTCGGCAAGTTCCCGGTCCTGACGGTCAGCACCATGGCCAAGATCATCGAGACCACCGAGTCCGGCGAGTTCGGCGTGCCGCGCCTGCAGCACGACCCGCGCACGCACGGTGGCGCGCTGACCGTGGCCGCGTCCCAGATCGCGCGGAACATCGGGGCGAAGGCGCTGGTCGCGTTCTCGCAGACCGGTGACACCGTGCGCCGCCTGGCCCGGCTGCACTGCGAGCTGCCGCTGCTGGCGTTCACGCCGATCGCGGAGGTCCGCGACCAGCTGGCGCTCAGCTGGGGCGTGCAGACGTTCCAGACCGCGTTCGTGGAGCACACCGACGACATGTTCCGGCAGGTCGACGGCGCGCTGCTCGGCCTCGGCCAGTTCAAGCCCGGCGACTACGTGGTCGTCGTGGCCGGCACCCCGGCCGGCACGCCCGGCTCGACGAACACGCTGCGCGTGCACCAGCTCGGCACGCTCTCCGCGTGAGTGACGTCCCTGCCTCCGGGCAGGCCGCGGTGAACCAGCTGCTGGAGATGCTCGACCTCCAGCGGCTGGGCCCGTCGGAGTTCCGGGGCCACACCCCGCAGGTCTCCCGGCAGC
This genomic window from Catenuloplanes niger contains:
- the pyk gene encoding pyruvate kinase translates to MTRRAKIVCTLGPATSSPERIRGLVEAGMDVARLNFSHGDHSDHEQVYQLVREAAKASGRAVAVLADLQGPKIRLGRFENGPHEWRTGDSVVITGDDIIGSATRVSCTYRKLPQEVKVGDRLLIDDGRVAVEVTNVEDNDIHVLVVEGGKVSNNKGVSLPNVAVSVPAMSEKDAEDLRFALRIGADLIALSFVRTPEDIKLVHSVMDEEGIRRPVLAKVEKPEAVTHLEAIVEAFDGVMVARGDLGVEMPLDQVPLVQKKLVQLCRENAKPVIVATQMLDSMIENSRPTRAETSDVANAVLDGADAVMLSGETSVGKFPVLTVSTMAKIIETTESGEFGVPRLQHDPRTHGGALTVAASQIARNIGAKALVAFSQTGDTVRRLARLHCELPLLAFTPIAEVRDQLALSWGVQTFQTAFVEHTDDMFRQVDGALLGLGQFKPGDYVVVVAGTPAGTPGSTNTLRVHQLGTLSA